One window of the Benincasa hispida cultivar B227 chromosome 3, ASM972705v1, whole genome shotgun sequence genome contains the following:
- the LOC120073375 gene encoding cytochrome P450 71AU50-like — MAWIWVIVTVLALFISNSWLFKNQMKAKKFAPGPKGFPIFGSLHLLGKLPHRNLHKLSQKYGPIMSMKLGLVPTIIVSSPQAAELFLKTHDLIFASRPSTQASKYITYQQKNLVFSPYGPYWRNMRKMCTLELFSNHKINSFMPLRKHELGLLIEYFKEAAHNKAVVNLSSKLTSLNTDVICLMAFGKKYEDKEFNERGFRAVIQEGMQLAAAPNLGDFIPAIAWLDLQGLTRRMKSVHKVFDEFLEKIINEHLVVKDEKKTKDFVDVMLELIDSEQTEYQVDRSAIKAIMLDILAAAMETSAITIDWAMSELIRHPNVMKKMQDELEKVVGLHRMVEESDLGSLEYLEMVVKEILRLYPAGPLLIPHESMEDCTVNGFHIPKKSRLIVNAWAIGRDPSTWNDPHKFFPERFIGSQIDVKGKDFELIPFGAGRRGCPGMQLGLSMVRLFLAQFVHCFDWELSNGMLASELDMTEEFGLTCPRAQDLMLIPTFRLHDSITIIGSS, encoded by the exons ATGGCTTGGATTTGGGTCATCGTCACAGTTCTTGCtcttttcatctcaaattcatggctattcaaaaaccaaatgaaaGCCAAGAAATTTGCTCCTGGGCCAAAAGGGTTTCCCATTTTTGGGAGCCTTCATTTGTTAGGAAAGCTCCCTCACAGAAATCTTCACAAATTATCCCAAAAATATGGACCCATAATGAGCATGAAACTAGGTCTTGTTCCCACAATCATAGTCTCATCCCCTCAAGCCGCCGAACTCTTCCTCAAAACCCACGACCTTATTTTTGCAAGCCGCCCCTCTACCCAAGCTTCAAAATACATTACTTACCAACAAAAAAATTTAGTCTTTTCTCCATATGGTCCTTATTGGCGCAACATGCGTAAAATGTGCACTCTCGAATTGTTCAGCAACCACAAAATAAACTCTTTCATGCCGTTGAGAAAGCATGAGCTTGGATTGTTGATTGAGTATTTTAAAGAGGCTGCTCACAACAAAGCTGTGGTGAATCTCAGCTCTAAACTTACTTCTCTGAATACCGATGTTATTTGTTTGATGGCGTTTGGGAAGAAATATGAagataaagagtttaatgagagagGATTCAGGGCTGTGATACAAGAAGGTATGCAATTGGCTGCTGCGCCTAACTTGGGTGATTTTATTCCGGCCATTGCTTGGCTTGATCTTCAAGGATTGACTCGTCGAATGAAATCTGTACACAAGGTGTTTGATGAATTTCTTGAAAAGATCATTAATGAACATCTTGTCGttaaagatgaaaagaagactAAGGATTTTGTTGATGTCATGTTGGAACTTATTGATTCCGAACAAACTGAGTATCAGGTTGATCGTTCTGCTATTAAAGCGATAATGCTG GATATACTTGCAGCAGCAATGGAAACGTCAGCTATAACAATTGATTGGGCAATGTCAGAGCTGATTAGACATCCAAATGTAATGAAAAAAATGCAAGATGAATTAGAAAAAGTGGTGGGTTTACATAGAATGGTTGAAGAATCAGATTTGGGAAGCTTAGAATACTTAGAAATGGTAGTGAAAGAGATTCTCAGGCTATATCCAGCAGGTCCATTATTGATTCCACACGAGTCTATGGAGGATTGCACAGTTAATGGCTTCCACATTCCTAAGAAATCAAGACTAATAGTAAATGCATGGGCTATTGGACGAGACCCAAGTACTTGGAATGATCCACACAAGTTCTTTCCTGAGAGGTTTATTGGTAGCCAAATCGATGTGAAGGGCAAAGATTTTGAATTGATTCCATTTGGAGCTGGGCGTAGAGGGTGCCCTGGAATGCAGTTGGGATTAAGCATGGTCCGATTATTCCTAGCCCAATTTGTGCATTGTTTTGATTGGGAGCTTTCAAATGGTATGTTGGCTTCTGAATTGGACATGACTGAAGAATTTGGATTGACTTGTCCCAGAGCACAAGATCTCATGCTTATTCCTACCTTTCGTCTTCATGATTCAATTACTATTATAGGCTCATCTTGA